One Primulina huaijiensis isolate GDHJ02 chromosome 5, ASM1229523v2, whole genome shotgun sequence DNA segment encodes these proteins:
- the LOC140976989 gene encoding probable small nuclear ribonucleoprotein F: MATVPVNPKPFLNNLTGKPVMVKLKWGMEYKGFLVSVDSYMNLQLANAEEYIDGQCTGSLGEILIRCNNVLYLRGVPEDEEIEEADLD, translated from the exons ATGGCT ACTGTTCCAGTTAACCCGAAGCCTTTCTTGAACAATTTGACCGGGAAGCCTGTAATGGTAAAACTCAAATGGGGAATGGAATACAAAG GTTTCCTCGTCTCTGTGGATTCATATATGAATTTGCAG CTTGCaaatgctgaagaatacattgATGGGCAATGCACTGGAAGTCTTGGGGAGATTTTAATCAG ATGTAATAATGTTCTTTATCTTCGTGGGGTGCCAGAGGACGAAGAAATAGAAGAAGCAGACCTTGATTAG
- the LOC140976994 gene encoding low-specificity L-threonine aldolase 1-like produces the protein MVTRRVDMSSDNVTKPTETMRAAMANAEVDDDVLGYDPTAARLEAEMARIMGKEAALFVPTGTMANLISVLTHCQIRGSEVILGDYSHIFIYENGGISTLGGVHPRTVKNNEDGTMDIDLIENAIRDPKFDICYPTTWLICLENSHAHSGGRCLSVEYTDKVGELAKKHGLKLHIDGARIFNASVALGVPVHRLVQAADSVTACLSKGLGAPAGTLIAGSKIFISKARILRKTLGGSMRQVGILCAAGLVALQENVAKLENDHKIAKILAEGIGKIKGLKVDVASVETNIVYVEVSKDLSITEMELLEILEARGIYARQDGPRMIRLAVHHQISENDVHYALSCFQGAVTGFPAENGGN, from the exons ATGGTAACTCGAAGAGTTGATATGAGCTCCGACAACGTTACTAAGCCAACCGAAACCATGCGAGCTGCAATGGCAAATGCTGAAGTAGATGATGATGTACTAGGTTACGATCCAACTGCGGCTCGACTCGAAGCAGAAATGGCAAGAATCATGGGCAAAGAAGCAGCCTTATTTGTGCCAACAGGCACTATGGCTAATCTTATTAGCGTGCTTACTCACTGTCAAATCCGGGGGAGTGAAGTAATCCTCGGAGATTATTCTCATATCTTCATTTATGAAAATGGTGGCATTTCCACCCTTGGAGGTGTTCATCCAAGAACTGTGAAGAACAACGAAGATGGGACAATGGATATTGATCTAATTGAAAATGCGATACGGGATCCAAAGTTTGATATCTGTTACCCGACTACCTGGCTCATCTGCTTGGAGAATTCACATGCTCA CTCTGGGGGCCGATGCCTTTCCGtagagtatacagataaagtcgGAGAGCTCGCAAAGAAGCATGGTTTAAAGCTTCACATTGATGGTGCTCGCATATTCAATGCATCTGTG GCCCTTGGAGTTCCAGTTCATAGGCTAGTACAGGCTGCTGATTCTGTGACG GCTTGTCTGTCGAAAGGTCTTGGTGCACCAGCTGGAACACTTATTGCTGGTTCTAAAATCTTCATTTCCAAG GCAAGAATTCTTAGGAAGACTTTAGGTGGTAGCATGAGACAGGTCGGTATATTATGTGCTGCTGGTTTAGTTGCATTACAAGAAAATGTGGCAAAGCTTGAAAACGACCACAAAATTGCCAAAATTTTGGCCG AGGGGATTGGCAAGATTAAAGGGCTAAAAGTTGATGTAGCTTCTGTGGAAACCAACATT GTGTATGTTGAGGTTTCAAAGGATTTAAGCATCACGGAAATGGAACTGCTCGAAATTCTCGAAGCACGCGGTATATACGCGAGGCAAGATGGCCCTCGAAT GATTAGGCTAGCGGTTCATCATCAGATCTCAGAAAATGATGTTCACTATGCACTGTCTTGCTTCCAG GGAGCTGTAACCGGTTTCCCAGCTGAAAATGGTGGCAATTAA
- the LOC140976992 gene encoding malate dehydrogenase [NADP], chloroplastic-like, translating into MAMAELNTSSSCKRPALYNSLKGSCALSPHYNHRSVFIRPAPASRGSKICCSVTSNEIQAPVAVTIEDPKKKADCYGVFCLTYDLKAEEETQSWKKLINIAVSGAAGMISNHLLFRLASGEVFGANQPIALKLLGSQRSIQALEGVAMELEDSLFPLLREVSIGIDPYEVFQDAEWALLIGAKPRGPGMERAGLLDINGQIFAAQGKALNAVASRNVKVIVVGNPCNTNALICLKNAPNIPAKNFHALTRLDENRAKCQLALKAGVFYDKVSNVTIWGNHSTTQVPDFLNAKIDGLPVKEVIKDTKWLEEEFTEKVQKRGGVLIQKWGRSSAASTAVSILDAIRSLVTPTPEGDWFSSGVYTTGNPYGIAEDIVFSMPCRSKGDGDYELVKDVIFDDYLWSRIKKTEAELLAEKKCVAHLTGEGIAVCDLPEDTMLPGEM; encoded by the exons ATGGCGATGGCAGAGTTAAACACGTCTTCTTCATGCAAAAGACCCGCCCTTTACAATTCTCTGAAGGGTTCTTGCGCGCTAAGTCCTCATTACAATCATCGTTCTGTTTTCATCAGGCCAGCCCCCGCATCCCGCGGTTCAAAGATTTGCTGCTCTGTAACTTCCAA TGAAATTCAAGCACCGGTGGCTGTGACGATCGAGGACCCGAAAAAGAAAGCCGATTGTTATGGTGTCTTTTGTCTCACTTATGATCTCAAAGCT GAAGAGGAAACTCAATCTTGGAAGAAACTGATAAATATTGCTGTCTCTGGTGCAGCGGGGATGATATCCAATCATCTTCTTTTCAGA CTTGCTTCTGGCGAGGTTTTTGGGGCAAATCAACCAATTGCATTAAAACTATTGGGATCCCAGCGTTCTATCCAAGCTCTTGAAG GAGTTGCGATGGAACTAGAGGACTCTTTGTTTCCTTTGTTGAGGGAAGTGAGCATTGGCATTGATCCATATGAGGTGTTCCAAGATGCAGAATGGGCACTTTTGATTGGAGCAAAGCCTCGTGGCCCAGGAATGGAACGAGCCGGCTTACTAGACATAAATGGGCAGATTTTTGCTGCACAG GGAAAAGCCCTAAATGCTGTCGCATCCCGTAATGTAAAAGTGATTGTTGTGGGCAACCCTTGTAATACTAA TGCTTTGATTTGTTTGAAGAATGCTCCAAATATTCCTGCAAAAAATTTCCACGCCCTGACTAGATTAGATGAAAATCGAGCAAAATGTCAG CTCGCCTTGAAGGCAGGAGTCTTTTATGACAAAGTTTCTAATGTTACCATATGGGGAAACCACTCAACGACGCAG GTTCCCGACTTTTTAAATGCCAAAATAGATGGTTTACCTGTGAAAGAGGTTATCAAAGATACAAAGTGGTTGGAAGAAGAATTCACTGAGAAGGTCCAAAAG AGAGGTGGTGTACTCATTCAGAAATGGGGAAGGTCCTCAGCTGCATCCACTGCCGTTTCAATTTTAGATGCAATAAGATCTCTTGTAACTCCTACCCCAGAAGGGGATTGGTTCTCATCCGGA GTGTATACGACTGGAAATCCGTATGGTATAGCAGAGGATATTGTTTTCAGTATGCCATGCAGATCAAAA GGAGATGGTGATTATGAACTAGTGAAAGATGTGATATTTGATGACTACCTTTGGAGTCGAATAAAAAAG ACAGAAGCTGAACTTCTTGCTGAGAAGAAATGTGTTGCTCATCTCACGGGAGAG GGTATCGCTGTGTGTGATCTTCCCGAAGATACGATGCTTCCAGGAGAAATGTAA
- the LOC140976991 gene encoding NAC domain-containing protein 53-like isoform X1 → MLAPGFRFHPTDEELVRYYLRRKVCGKSFQLDAIAEIDIYKNEPWDLPSMSRLKSRDLEWYFFSVLDRKYGNGARTNRATEKGYWKTTGKDREVYHRKQIVGMKKTLVYHNGRAPKGQRSNWVMHEYRLVDLELEGAGISQDAFVLCRVFQKSGSGPKNGEQYGAPFLEEEWENDELESVPKVEDLEEEDFGDDAYLDGNYLEQILGSDVSADTSHPQLNFQSADGHGGETAESVSDTKDTKKLLDCADQLYCGPEELEDTNLYGLPTSDMNTNLVKHEYIGESSKSGNSEDVDYLLDDPFLDSTDYLPFGGDGFIEANDLSNPIEANTSPFDMFEEYLTYFDANEDHCQNFAPDRSAILESEGALVSDRTSLCQKEPNEKTKQDVIRSGQIVDNGNGYSALPLHNQESAKYQSDFKHPFIKQASRMLGNIHAPPAFAEEFPLKNASMHFNSVPQSPSSMHFTAGMIQLRNVTVGNNGTVPPSRKHENLNIILSFGFSRGEDGSANLESSISIHPGKTVSAITRDWLYFIFLCVLVLSMTFKIGVRICAN, encoded by the exons ATGCTGGCGCCGGGCTTCCGATTCCATCCGACGGACGAGGAATTGGTGAGGTATTATCTGAGGCGGAAAGTCTGCGGGAAATCGTTTCAATTGGACGCGATCGCTGAGATCGATATCTACAAGAACGAGCCTTGGGATCTTCCAA GCATGTCAAGGCTCAAGAGTAGAGATCTGGAGTGGTATTTCTTCAGTGTGCTGGATAGGAAATATGGCAATGGAGCAAGGACAAACAGGGCAACTGAAAAAGGGTATTGGAAAACGACTGGAAAGGACAGGGAAGTTTACCATAGAAAACAGATTGTGGGCATGAAGAAAACTCTGGTTTATCATAATGGACGTGCTCCAAAGGGTCAGAGGAGCAACTGGGTCATGCATGAGTACAGGCTTGTTGACTTAGAACTGGAGGGAGCTGGAATATCTCAG GATGCATTTGTGCTCTGCCGAGTCTTTCAGAAAAGCGGTTCGGGGCCCAAGAACGGTGAACAGTATGGGGCACCATTTTTGGAGGAGGAATGGGAGAATGATGAGTTGGAATCAGTTCCCAAAGTGGAGGATTTAGAGGAAGAGGACTTTGGTGATGATGCCTATCTGGACGGGAATTACCTTGAGCAG ATTCTTGGATCAGACGTTTCAGCGGATACTTCTCATCCTCAGTTGAACTTCCAATCTGCTGATGGTCATGGTGGTGAAACAGCTGAATCAGTCAGCGACACCAAAGACACCAAGAAGCTCCTGGATTGTGCTGACCAACTATACTGTGGaccagaggagttagaggataCAAACTTATATGGATTGCCTACTAGTGATATGAACACAAATTTAGTCAAGCATGAATACATTGGTGAATCCAGCAAATCTGGGAATTCTGAGGATGTGGATTACTTACTGGACGATCCATTTCTGGATTCTACTGATTATCTTCCATTTGGAGGTGATGGTTTCATCGAAGCTAATGATCTCTCCAATCCCATTGAAGCAAACACTTCTCCTTTCGACATGTTTGAGGAGTACCTTACGTACTTTGATGCCAATGAGGACCATTGTCAGAACTTCGCTCCTGATCGTTCAGCAATACTTGAAAGTGAGGGTGCTCTTGTTTCTGATCGCACATCCCTTTGTCAGAAG GAACCAAATGAAAAGACTAAGCAAGATGTTATACGAAGTGGACAGATTGTTGACAATGGTAATGGTtattctgcacttccattacatAACCAAGAGTCAGCAAAATATCAATCAG ATTTCAAGCATCCATTCATCAAACAGGCAAGTCGAATGCTGGGTAACATCCACGCACCACCTGCATTTGCTGAAGAATTCCCTCTAAAGAATGCGAGCATGCATTTCAATTCCGTACCCCAATCTCCCAGTTCTATGCATTTCACCGCTGGCATGATTCAGCTAAGGAATGTGACAGTAGGCAACAATGGAACTGTCCCACCTTCTCGAAAGCATGAGAACCTGAACATTATTCTTTCATTTGGCTTTTCACGTGGTGAAGATGGTTCTGCCAACTTGGAATCGAGCATAAGCATACATCCAGGGAAGACTGTCTCAGCTATCACCAGGGATTGGTTATATTTCATCTTTCTGTGTGTCTTAGTTCTCTCCATGACCTTTAAAATCGGGGTGCGTATATGTGCCAATTAA
- the LOC140976991 gene encoding NAC domain-containing protein 78-like isoform X2 — MLAPGFRFHPTDEELVRYYLRRKVCGKSFQLDAIAEIDIYKNEPWDLPSMSRLKSRDLEWYFFSVLDRKYGNGARTNRATEKGYWKTTGKDREVYHRKQIVGMKKTLVYHNGRAPKGQRSNWVMHEYRLVDLELEGAGISQDAFVLCRVFQKSGSGPKNGEQYGAPFLEEEWENDELESVPKVEDLEEEDFGDDAYLDGNYLEQILGSDVSADTSHPQLNFQSADGHGGETAESVSDTKDTKKLLDCADQLYCGPEELEDTNLYGLPTSDMNTNLVKHEYIGESSKSGNSEDVDYLLDDPFLDSTDYLPFGGDGFIEANDLSNPIEANTSPFDMFEEYLTYFDANEDHCQNFAPDRSAILESEGALVSDRTSLCQKEPNEKTKQDVIRSGQIVDNDFKHPFIKQASRMLGNIHAPPAFAEEFPLKNASMHFNSVPQSPSSMHFTAGMIQLRNVTVGNNGTVPPSRKHENLNIILSFGFSRGEDGSANLESSISIHPGKTVSAITRDWLYFIFLCVLVLSMTFKIGVRICAN; from the exons ATGCTGGCGCCGGGCTTCCGATTCCATCCGACGGACGAGGAATTGGTGAGGTATTATCTGAGGCGGAAAGTCTGCGGGAAATCGTTTCAATTGGACGCGATCGCTGAGATCGATATCTACAAGAACGAGCCTTGGGATCTTCCAA GCATGTCAAGGCTCAAGAGTAGAGATCTGGAGTGGTATTTCTTCAGTGTGCTGGATAGGAAATATGGCAATGGAGCAAGGACAAACAGGGCAACTGAAAAAGGGTATTGGAAAACGACTGGAAAGGACAGGGAAGTTTACCATAGAAAACAGATTGTGGGCATGAAGAAAACTCTGGTTTATCATAATGGACGTGCTCCAAAGGGTCAGAGGAGCAACTGGGTCATGCATGAGTACAGGCTTGTTGACTTAGAACTGGAGGGAGCTGGAATATCTCAG GATGCATTTGTGCTCTGCCGAGTCTTTCAGAAAAGCGGTTCGGGGCCCAAGAACGGTGAACAGTATGGGGCACCATTTTTGGAGGAGGAATGGGAGAATGATGAGTTGGAATCAGTTCCCAAAGTGGAGGATTTAGAGGAAGAGGACTTTGGTGATGATGCCTATCTGGACGGGAATTACCTTGAGCAG ATTCTTGGATCAGACGTTTCAGCGGATACTTCTCATCCTCAGTTGAACTTCCAATCTGCTGATGGTCATGGTGGTGAAACAGCTGAATCAGTCAGCGACACCAAAGACACCAAGAAGCTCCTGGATTGTGCTGACCAACTATACTGTGGaccagaggagttagaggataCAAACTTATATGGATTGCCTACTAGTGATATGAACACAAATTTAGTCAAGCATGAATACATTGGTGAATCCAGCAAATCTGGGAATTCTGAGGATGTGGATTACTTACTGGACGATCCATTTCTGGATTCTACTGATTATCTTCCATTTGGAGGTGATGGTTTCATCGAAGCTAATGATCTCTCCAATCCCATTGAAGCAAACACTTCTCCTTTCGACATGTTTGAGGAGTACCTTACGTACTTTGATGCCAATGAGGACCATTGTCAGAACTTCGCTCCTGATCGTTCAGCAATACTTGAAAGTGAGGGTGCTCTTGTTTCTGATCGCACATCCCTTTGTCAGAAG GAACCAAATGAAAAGACTAAGCAAGATGTTATACGAAGTGGACAGATTGTTGACAATG ATTTCAAGCATCCATTCATCAAACAGGCAAGTCGAATGCTGGGTAACATCCACGCACCACCTGCATTTGCTGAAGAATTCCCTCTAAAGAATGCGAGCATGCATTTCAATTCCGTACCCCAATCTCCCAGTTCTATGCATTTCACCGCTGGCATGATTCAGCTAAGGAATGTGACAGTAGGCAACAATGGAACTGTCCCACCTTCTCGAAAGCATGAGAACCTGAACATTATTCTTTCATTTGGCTTTTCACGTGGTGAAGATGGTTCTGCCAACTTGGAATCGAGCATAAGCATACATCCAGGGAAGACTGTCTCAGCTATCACCAGGGATTGGTTATATTTCATCTTTCTGTGTGTCTTAGTTCTCTCCATGACCTTTAAAATCGGGGTGCGTATATGTGCCAATTAA
- the LOC140976988 gene encoding histone H2B, translating to MAAKGEKKPAEKKPAAEKAPAEKKPKAGKKLPKEGGAVAAGDKKKKRTKKSVETYKIYIFKVLKQVHPDIGISSKAMGIMNSFINDIFEKLAQEASRLARYNKKPTITSREIQTAVRLVLPGELAKHAVSEGTKAVTKFTSS from the coding sequence ATGGCAGCCAAGGGAGAGAAAAAACCAGCCGAGAAGAAGCCCGCCGCCGAGAAAGCTCCGGCGGAGAAGAAGCCGAAAGCCGGGAAGAAGCTCCCCAAGGAGGGAGGTGCCGTGGCGGCCGGGGACAAGAAGAAGAAGCGGACGAAGAAGAGTGTGGAAACGTACAAGATCTACATCTTCAAGGTTCTGAAGCAGGTTCATCCAGATATCGGGATCTCGAGCAAGGCCATGGGTATAATGAACAGCTTCATCAACGATATCTTCGAGAAGTTGGCGCAGGAAGCATCTCGGCTAGCGCGATACAACAAGAAGCCGACGATTACTTCTCGCGAGATCCAGACCGCGGTCAGGCTGGTTCTGCCCGGTGAGCTTGCGAAGCACGCTGTTTCGGAGGGCACCAAAGCTGTCACCAAATTCACAAGTTCCTGA
- the LOC140976990 gene encoding putative lysine-specific demethylase JMJ16 — protein MATELVGPCVKEDNMDLPSIPPGFESLAPFTLNRVEDNQVTPSTTSACAIQSQTVTLQTTVNCNDDLKTSEYSRRRPWIKYCEFDNNSGDESESEKPISMGHHLPKGVIRGCEKCSSCQKVIAKWRPEAARRPDLQEAPVFYPSEEEFEDTLKYIASIRSKAETYGICRIVPPASWKPPCPLKEKNMWERSKFVTRIQRIEKLQNRDSMRKILQVNYNKRRKKRKSMKNEVDYRKNDEEVKIPAEVELVDADRFGFEHGPEFTMDEFKKYSDEFMAQYFRKNSSTSVSECNINMYEEQWRPTVESIEGEYWRMVEKPTEEIDVLYGADLETGVFGSGFPKTSHQVCSASDMKYVNSGWNLNNFPRLPGSVLSFESSDISGVLIPWLYIGMCFSSFCWHVEDHHLYSLNYMHWGAPKMWYGVPGSDAVKLEAAMKKHLPDLFEEQPDLLHKLVTQLSPSILKSEGVPVYRCVQNPGEFVLTFPRAYHAGFNCGFNCAEAVNVAPVDWLPHGQDAIELYCEQGRKSTISHDKLLLGAAREAVKANWEYNLLRKYTQNNLRWKDVCGKDGILSKALKARVEMERLRRDCLCKSSQALKMECSFDANSERECSICLFDLHLSAAGCHHCSPDKYACLNHAKQLCSCSWGAKFFLFRYDIAELNLLVEALEGKLSAIYRWARLDLGLALSSYVSKENMQNSEIVVKSSHNTSQEASNGTSSLPTILSSMEQMDGKSLKLMKFIGSTNSCQKEKPSEVVLALESVKPSSSLSSPENEASKHNSLRHKKTNLQSTPRIKILSPQPSQVGSQNVSSRKNLGTEKPLAKQSLAYVHKDVTLLSDVEGEGPNRETFLEDSAQHGGNVLKPVCNPVSCLNNPPLTAAVAGPVDKLDRVKHGSSSEDMKAEDQKEGEANLGDISPSNPCFKVPSNDADSCNCVSVKKETSERDEANACLGFNLQNDKGRSSYEDNHKKSELDVDYTSSENSQSVSSNPFSSQNILDRYYRQKGPRIAKVVRRINCNVEPLKFGSVHAGKQWCDCRAIYPSGFRSRVRYINVLDPSNMCYYVSEILDARWDGPLFMVSLEHWPSEIFVHVSAARCWEMVRERVNHEITKQHKLGRQNLPPLQPPGSLDGMEMFGFSSPAIVQAIQAMDQNRVCSNYWKSRPLMQIPQQSQSGESSGTFSLKYEPLNDQEIEKNHPGVVRILNSLFKKANLEQLHTLHGLLQNENSTDEQRLVVRLLNEKIREGSA, from the exons ATGGCCACAGAACTTGTTGGGCCTTGTGTCAAAGAAGATAATATGGATTTACCATCAATTCCACCGGGTTTTGAGTCACTTGCACCCTTCACTCTGAACAGAGTGGAAGATAATCAAGTAACTCCATCAACCACCTCGGCTTGTGCTATTCAATCACAAACTGTCACATTGCAAACGACGGTCAACTGTAATGATGATTTAAAAACCTCGGAGTACTCTAGGCGTAGGCCTTGGATTAAATACTGCGAGTTTGATAACAATTCTGGGGATGAATCCGAGTCTGAGAAG CCAATTTCCATGGGGCACCATCTTCCAAAGGGGGTTATCCGTGGGTGTGAAAAGTGTAGCAGCTGCCAAAAG GTTATTGCAAAATGGCGTCCTGAAGCAGCTCGTAGGCCTGATCTTCAGGAGGCTCCTGTGTTTTATCCTTCTGAAGAG GAGTTTGAAGATACTTTAAAATACATTGCAAGTATACGCTCTAAAGCAGAAACATATGGGATCTGTCGTATAGTACCTCCCGCTTCATGGAAACCTCCTTGTCCtctcaaggaaaaaaatatgtgGGAGAGGTCTAAGTTTGTCACTCGTATTCAGAGGATTGAGAAACTGCAAAATCGGGATTCTATGAGAAAGATATTACAAGTCAATTATAACAAGcgaagaaaaaagagaaaatctATGAAAAATGAAGTTGATTATAGAAAGaatgatgaggaagtcaagaTTCCAGCTGAAGTTGAACTAGTAGATGCTGATAGATTTGGCTTTGAACACGGTCCCGAGTTTACCATGGACGAATTTAAAAAGTATTCTGATGAGTTCATGGCCCAGTACTTTAGAAAAAATAGTAGTACCTCAGTATCAGAATGTAACATAAATATGTATGAGGAACAGTGGCGGCCTACAGTTGAGAGTATCGAGGGAGAATATTGGAGGATGGTGGAAAAACCAACAGAAGAAATTGAT GTTCTTTATGGGGCTGATCTGGAAACAGGAGTATTTGGCAGTGGGTTTCCAAAAACTTCTCACCAAGTTTGTTCTGCTTCTGACATGAAGTATGTCAATTCAGGATGGAACTTGAATAACTTCCCCAGGCTTCCTGGTTCTGTTCTTTCGTTTGAGAGCAGTGATATATCTGGTGTTCTGATTCCTTGGCTGTACATCGGAAtgtgtttttcttcattttGCTGG CATGTCGAGGATCACCACTTATACTCATTGAATTACATGCATTGGGGGGCTCCAAAAATGTGGTATGGTGTTCCAGGATCAGATGCAGTGAAATTGGAGGCAGCAATGAAGAAACACCTGCCTGATCTATTTGAAGAACAGCCGGACCTGCTTCATAAGTTG GTTACCCAACTTTCCCCATCGATCCTGAAGTCTGAAGGAGTGCCCGTTTATCGGTGTGTTCAGAATCCAGGAGAGTTTGTCCTGACGTTCCCTCGAGCATATCATGCTGGGTTCAACTGTGGTTTCAACTGTGCTGAAGCTGTTAATGTTGCTCCTGTTGATTGGTTGCCACATGGGCAGGATGCTATTGAGCTTTATTGCGAGCAAGGCAGAAAATCTACCATTTCACACGATAAGCTATTGCTTGGTGCAGCTAGAGAAGCTGTGAAAGCAAATTGGGAGTACAACTTATTGAGAAAGTATACTCAAAACAATTTAAGATGGAAGGATGTTTGTGGAAAAGATGGGATATTATCAAAAGCACTCAAG GCTCGGGTTGAGATGGAGCGGCTGCGGAGGGATTGCCTTTGCAAATCCTCACAGGCATTGAAGATGGAGTGCTCATTTGATGCTAATAGTGAGAGGGAGTGCAGTATATGCCTTTTTGACCTACACCTGTCTGCTGCAGGTTGTCACCATTGTTCTCCTGATAAATACGCATGCTTGAATCATGCCAAACAgttatgttcatgttcatggGGTGCCAAGTTTTTTCTATTTCGTTACGACATTGCTGAATTGAACTTATTAGTTGAAGCTTTGGAGGGGAAATTAAGTGCAATATATAGATGGGCAAGGCTTGATCTTGGACTTGCCCTAAGTTCTTATGTCTCAAAAGAAAATATGCAAAATTCTGAGATTGTTGTCAAATCATCTCATAATACCTCTCAAGAGGCTTCTAACGGGACAAGTTCCCTACCCACTATATTATCTTCTATGGAGCAAATGGATGGaaaaagtttgaaattaatGAAATTCATTGGCAGCACTAACTCTTGCCAGAAGGAGAAGCCATCTGAGGTGGTATTGGCACTGGAAAGTGTAAAGCCATCATCAAGCTTGTCCTCCCCAGAAAATGAGGCATCAAAACATAATTCTCTACGCCATAAGAAAACCAATTTACAGTCAACTCCcagaataaaaatattatcaccTCAGCCTTCTCAAGTTGGTAGTCAAAATGTGTCTTCTAGGAAAAATTTAGGTACAGAGAAACCTCTGGCGAAGCAGTCATTAGCTTATGTACACAAAGATGTTACACTCCTGAGTGATGTTGAGGGAGAAGGACCCAACAGAGAAACTTTTTTGGAGGATTCTGCACAACATGGAGGAAATGTGTTGAAACCAGTTTGCAACCCTGTGAGCTGTTTAAACAATCCACCCTTAACAGCAGCTGTTGCTGGTCCTGTTGACAAGCTTGACAGAGTGAAGCATGGCTCTAGTTCAGAGGATATGAAGGCTGAAGACCAGAAAGAAGGTGAAGCAAATCTTGGTGATATTTCACCGAGCAATCCTTGCTTCAAGGTGCCCTCCAATGATGCAGATTCTTGTAACTGTGTATCAGTGAAGAAAGAGACTTCTGAACGTGATGAGGCAAATGCGTGTTTGGGATTTAACCTACAAAATGACAAGGGAAGATCCAGTTATGAAGATAATCATAAAAAATCGGAGTTGGATGTTGATTATACATCAAGTGAAAATTCACAAAGTGTGTCATCTAATCCATTTAGTTCGCAGAATATACTCGACAGATATTATCGCCAGAAGGGGCCTCGAATTGCGAAAGTAGTTAGGAGAATTAATTGCAATGTTGAACCTTTGAAATTTGGATCTGTGCATGCTGGAAAGCAATGGTGTGATTGTCGGGCCATTTATCCTAGTG GATTTAGAAGTCGAGTGCGGTATATAAATGTACTAGATCCATCTAATATGTGCTATTATGTCTCTGAAATTCTGGATGCTCGATGGGATGGGCCTCTATTTATG GTTTCTTTGGAGCACTGGCCTAGTGAAATATTTGTTCATGTCTCGGCTGCCAGATGCTGGGAAATGGTTCGGGAAAGAGTCAATCACGAGATCACGAAGCAACATAAGTTAGGAAGACAGAACCTCCCTCCTTTGCAGCCTCCTGGGAGTTTGGATGGCATGGAGATGTTTGGCTTTTCTTCACCAGCAATTGTGCAG GCTATTCAAGCTATGGATCAAAATCGAGTCTGTTCAAATTACTGGAAATCGCGGCCACTTATGCAGATTCCTCAGCAATCCCAATCTGGAGAAAGTAGTGGCACCTTCAGCCTGAAGTATGAGCCCTTGAATGATCAAGAAATCGAGAAGAACCATCCTGGGGTTGTGAGAATATTAAATAGCCTCTTCAAGAAGGCTAATCTGGAGCAGCTGCATACACTACATGGACTTTTACAGAACGAGAATTCAACTGATGAACAAAGATTGGTGGTCAGACTTCTTAACGAGAAGATTCGCGAGGGCTCGGCGTAG